In Massilistercora timonensis, the following are encoded in one genomic region:
- a CDS encoding carbohydrate ABC transporter permease, with the protein MKARIGHRTNWPVMVLLIMGLSTIILPLYMAIVIAFKQQSDMTNSISGILSLPKTWSFSNFAEAMEVTDFWHSLGNSILITVVTVVLSILIHSLMGYAIGRNRAHSKFYKFVYLFIVSGMFVPFAILMMPLAKQTAELGLANWAGVIILYVVFYMPMNVLLYSGYLVNIPIALEEAAEVDGATTWSTYWKIIFPIMKPMHATVAIITALAVWNDVMTPLIIMAGTGQNTLPLAQLNFQTQFGTNYNLAFASYLLALIPILIFYVICQKQILNGVVNGAVK; encoded by the coding sequence ATGAAAGCAAGAATTGGACATAGAACAAACTGGCCGGTTATGGTCCTGTTGATCATGGGCTTAAGCACCATCATCTTACCATTGTATATGGCCATTGTGATCGCCTTCAAACAGCAGTCAGATATGACCAACAGCATTTCCGGCATTCTGTCGCTCCCGAAGACCTGGAGCTTCAGCAATTTTGCCGAGGCTATGGAAGTCACCGATTTCTGGCATTCTCTTGGAAACAGTATCCTGATCACAGTAGTGACGGTGGTCCTTTCCATCCTGATCCACTCCCTGATGGGATACGCCATCGGAAGAAACCGGGCTCACAGCAAATTTTATAAATTCGTGTACTTATTTATCGTAAGTGGTATGTTTGTTCCATTCGCGATCCTGATGATGCCTCTGGCAAAGCAGACCGCGGAACTGGGACTTGCAAATTGGGCTGGCGTTATCATTCTATATGTGGTATTCTATATGCCGATGAACGTTCTGCTCTATTCAGGATACCTGGTAAATATCCCCATCGCGCTGGAGGAGGCCGCGGAAGTTGACGGCGCCACCACATGGAGCACCTACTGGAAGATCATCTTCCCCATCATGAAGCCCATGCACGCGACGGTAGCCATTATCACAGCTCTGGCTGTATGGAACGACGTGATGACGCCGTTGATCATCATGGCAGGAACCGGACAGAATACGCTTCCGCTGGCACAGTTGAACTTCCAGACTCAGTTTGGAACCAACTATAACCTGGCGTTCGCGTCCTATCTGCTGGCCCTGATCCCCATCCTGATCTTCTACGTTATCTGCCAGAAACAGATCCTGAATGGTGTGGTAAATGGAGCGGTAAAATAA